DNA from Salmo trutta chromosome 14, fSalTru1.1, whole genome shotgun sequence:
TCAGCAGGATGGAGATGGCGCTTCACTGTCGGCGTCGTACGCGTGGAGCTGTGGCGACCGAAGTCCTTGACCTCCTCGAGACCTTCAACAGTGAGAAGGGGGTCGACACCCTGGGCATCCTGTTGCTGGACTCAATCCGCATCCAGGCAATCTGGAAAGAGCAGAGGCGCCACCTCCACTGCATACAGGACCCACCCGGTGTAAAGCTGTACACCGAGACTGGCAAAATCACCAAGGGCTGCGTGATTTTGCCGGTTTATCGCTGCGCACGGGGCTCCACATCCTTGGAGTCATTCCACCTCCACCTAAACCGGTTCATCCCAGGTAATTGTCATTGTGGAGCTTAAAGTTGAATGTTAACAGCAACAGCTCTCCCACCTTAATCATGTATTGTTCTCTCAGGTACCAGGGCAAATGCCATGCATTTCCAGGCATTCCTGTTGGATGGACTGGTGAGGTGGAATGAGGACTGGCAGAGTGCTGCAGGATGTCAGCGCGGACCCTGACCTTCCGGAAGAGGCAGCCGCCGTCGAGCAGCTCGACGAGGAGGACGAGGGCTTTCAGGAGGATGTTGACCCGACAGTCCACATCCCTCACGTCACTCCTATGATCGCCCCGTCCTCCAGCTCAGCGGCACCTCTGTCAGGGGAACCCGCAGACGCACCCAGGTCTGGGCCATCCAGTCCCACCGCCCCTGAAGACGGAAGCTTTCCTGAGGCCCCTGAtcgacatggttctcctcacccTGACCACTCCTCTGATTCAGAGGTAATTATAATTTACCTTTTGTGGTGTTGAGAACAAAAATACATGCTATTGCAACCTCTTTGAAATGTGGAATTGAGACCTAAACTCCATTAATACTCACAGTAATCATTCAGTAAACAAACAGgattattaattttttttaatcctAGTTTCATTTTAAATGAATTCATCAGTGTGATTATCAGTTACACAATGTAAAATAACATCTATTTCCTTTGTAGAAATATCTTATGTGTGACATCGTCCTCATCGATTCTTTCATGTCTCTTTATCTTCAGGGGGAGACTCAAGGCCCTGATGCAATGCCGGGCTACCAGCATGTCCGCAGGCTTGCCAGGGCCTTGGTGGAGGTGAGGAGCCGTCAGGGGCTGTCGGACCGCAGGGTAGACAGTCTGGTGGCGCTCTGGCTGGCGCTGCCAGACTTTGACAAGCAACGTTTGATCTACCCTGCCCGACACCAGGAGAGGATCGTTCAGGGGCGGTTCAAGGCATCGAAGGGGAAGTCGTCCATTATCCTAGGAAAAGACTCTCTCCAACGGTATGTTGTTAGTGTTCATGTCCTCCACCTTACTATTATATTGCCTGCCTTTACATTAAGGTTCATCATTTTCAATGTTCTCTAATTATTTATCTCCTCTGTTTCAGTTGCCTTCTCGGACTGAACTCGGGCCCTGCAAATTGGCCGGGCACCAGCCGTTTGGTGGAGGCAATTTGCAGTCAGCTCTGCCAAATCCATCCCAGCGCCACGCAGTCTGCCGGCGTCAAAAAGAGCAGGTGGGCGCTCATTCTGGCAGACTACGTGGCAATCCGGGAGGCAGTGCTGAACAGCCCGAGGTTGATGGCCCAGACCAACCTTCAGCTCTTTGAGCTGAATCAAAGGACCATCAGTCAGTGGTAAGACATTAACTTATGGAAGACATCCCAGCGCCACGCAGTCTGCCGGCGTCAAAAAGAGCAGGTGGGCGCTCATTCTGGCAGACTACGTGGCAATCCGGGAGGCAGTGCTGAACAGCCCGAGGTTGATGGCCCAGACCAACCTTCAGCTCTTTGAGCTGAATCAAAGGACCATCAGTCAGTGGTAAGACATTAACTTATGGAAGACTTGTTACATAAAGCCATGTGACTAATGACAATCTGAGTGACAGCTTGCGTTTGTTTTCTCTACCTGTTTCAGGTACTCCCGGCgtcagaaggagagggagaggatggtgCTACAGCAGAGATTGGGGCTCGCTGTTGCCCCCAGCGTCACCGCCCAGCCCCTCCCTCAAGCCAAGCCCCTCCACTACCAGCGGGAGGGAATCCAGGCACCCTTCCCTTTCCCTACGCCGCCCCCCCCCGGTCCCACGCCAGACCACCCAGCAAGGAGAGCCCGCCCAAGCGCCCATTCAGCCACCCCACCTGGAGCAACAACCCCCCGCACTTCCCGGCCCCTCCCAAGCCCAAGGACAACATACGGGCTTCTCTTCACCTCCTCCAGTGCCAAGGACAACGGCTTGGAGGAGGcagaggacacagaggaggtGACAGCCAGGTAGAGAAGGCAACGTGAGCAGTACGTCTGCGCCAAATGCGGGTTGCCAAAGCGGCGGGAGGTTCCGTTTCACGCCCTCACAGGAGTTGGTCCTCAAGGTCACACCCAAGGCAGTAAAAGTGGCCACTGACGGCCCCCCTGCTTTTGGTGCTCAGGGCCCTCCTGTGAGGACTAAGAAGTGGGAGGAAGCGGAGGCAGAGGCTCGAGCCTGCGTCGTCTCCGAGGGAGGAGAACACGGTGCAGAGACGGTCATCCTGAGCCCGTGCATGGTTCAGTTCGGCAAGTACCGGGGTCAGACCTTCAAGTGGATGATGGAGAACGACGTGGGCTACATGGTGCACGTGGTAACAGTGCATCAgaaggagagggagcgagagcgcAGCGTTTCCCAGCATCCCCTGATGAGCCAACAAGGACCCCTTGACTTGCTACTTGTGCGCCTATCCGGCCTTCGCTGAGATGGTCAGGTTCAACCGGACGCACGAGGTAGCTAAAGTCCTCCCAGCCAGGTGAGTTTGTTTAATTCTCCTCATTGTATGTAAGATGTAACTCTTTTGCTCTGACAGTTAATTGGTTCCCGTGCTGATTTCAGGCCCTTGTTGGCATCGGGAAGTACAAGTGGGACACGCTGCAGGACCTGTATGAGGCTATGGGTGCGGACAGGATAAAGTAATGGGCGTGCGtcttttgtgttttctatgttcaTCTCAAACGTTCCCTCTGCTGTGTCTCACACAGATATGTCAGGAGCATGAGGACGCAGACACCCCGTTATCCTGGGAGTGTGATGGCCGCCTTGATCGACTACATTCAGCGCAGAGACTAGGAGGGGGTAGCTGCTGTGACCAGGCCCGCCGCAGCCAGCACCACCCCCACCAGCACCACCCGGCCCAAGAGTGCGGCTACGTAAATGTTACATATCATCTTAAAGGAAAATATAATTCAACTTGTTCCACACAGTTGGAAATGATGACATATTTGCTATGTTTTGTTTTCAAAGGCTTCTTGGTCCTGCGATCTCTGCGTTCCTTTCAAGGCGCTCTCTCGCCTAGGTGACTTGCAGTCGAAGATGAAGAAATAGGGGTGTCTTTCCCTCGACCAGCACTGCCACCAACAGATCTATCGGACGCAGAGCTGGTCAAAGCTGCTGCTGACATAGACACGTATTTTACGTCACTATTAATTGACATAGGAAATTTGATACGTTTTGATAAGTATTCAGTTAAAGTTTGCTGACATATTAAATTTGTCGCTATCGTCAGCCCAAGGAAATGTATTGGTAAGAGTCATCTGGGTTTAGAGGAGAGTCACTGCATGTATGAACTATTAACTGAATCACTTATCTACATTTGCAATATGTCTGTCCATTCATGcttgcatttattttatttattaattcaTTCATTTAACCTATTTATTTCTGTCACTGCAAAAGCCGTAGCCCTACAGGTCCCACCGATCGCTCCCTCTGCCTCTGCCCCCAACTGACCAAGCCCCGGTTCCTGCCCCGGTTCCTATAATTACTCCACATTGTTAAGATATTAAACACTATGCCAAATTGgaccgctagcgtcccacataccccagagaggttaacactaaTATATAGATTCCTAAAAACAGTAGTGCAACACTAAATCAATGACGATATAATTTTCAATTGTCTTTTTTTGTACATTTGCGAACATGTGCATGGCTCCTGTTGATGACCTCACGGCATTAACACAATTTAGAAAATACATACAATACAATAATAGTTCACTCTTAAAAGTAGTGTAACACATCTCAAAATAaccttaaaaaaatgtattataataaATATGAGGGATTTTCGGTGAAATACATAAGGTATATGTTATACCTGTAAAACATACGTAGCATTTGCTTCGGCACAGGTGTTGTGCTGAAAATCTCCCCTCTGCCAGAATCCCCCCCTTTgcgttcttcattgctgcgacttgatTGCTAGTTGTCGTTTCTGCTCTCCACTCCTTTGTCAGTTTAGCGaacatttcactgatcttagtagcagaaagcatttttgtctgcagtttttggtttggctatttgtttcaagtgtatgttGCGGTTTCAAGTGTATGttgcggttctagcttgtatggcacCCTGGGTGAACCCCCCTTCAGCGCCCGCCCCGCCCACACCCGGGAGTGCCCCTTATCCCCCTGGCAAGATGCCCCTGGacggctgcccatgtcgcctgTACCTAAGTCCGCTACTGATttttgtattagtctataaataaatctttGACAAAAATCCTCACATCTCCAATGTCTTATTCAACTAGTATTTTTGAAAGTGTAAGGATAATAATtcatagttgttctgaaatgtttattgccaacattttactccctcctctgtttaatataacacacatacattcattattaattttggttgcctatcctgacgtgaagtttgttctatagaaagtatttgactctgatgtgtgtCACAGAAAGTATTTGCCTCgagccacaaaattaaggaaattagaagggggtgggggggattctggcagggggattttcggcacaacaccggtACCTAAATTACTTGATGTTAGCTTGCACACAGTAAAAACTGGAGTGTTTTTTTCTGGAGTTAAAATTATTTTCCTCTCAAGTAGTGAAATGAAATCATTTTAGAGTGTAATTATTACCAGTGGCCGCTGGAGTGGGAGCAAAAATACAGATTAAATTATATTGGAGTAAAACAGCATGACCATGCCCACTAATGTTggttaaatttagatttttccGCCATTGTCAAGTGTCTGGTGAATGGAAAGAGTGGACAGATCGAGAGCGTGGATCTGCCGAACATCAGAAGTCATTCACAGAACCACAGAATGACTTCATTTCTATACTTAATTAGAATTCCAGGTAAGTTCACTGTTATTGCTTAACTTTGTGTGCAAATTAAAAGTGTTGAGCAAcattatagctagctagcattgtagAGTAGGCTTACTGTTACTGCACGATTTGCATAGTCAGATGCAAATGTGAGCATCTAGCAAGagctaaatagctagctagcttcagtaaCTTTAAGTTATACCACTTTTAGTGGTTTATGGACAGTATGTACACCCGGTGGATCGGTGCATCACCTGTTTTACATTTTCAACAGAGCGGTATTGGCTATTATCAGTAGCTAGCGGACTTTACTGACTACTGCCAGCGCAACATGTGTTTTACTCTGAAAAGCGAGCTGTTAGCAACAGTTGGTCTGTGCTACATGTGTGTTTCACTCAAGTTTAGAGCTATTAGACAGTTTTTAGCTGCAGTTTGGTCGGTGCAACACGTACATTTTATCTGAACAGAGCTGATAGActcagtgttgccaacttagcgactcagtcgctatatttagcgagtattcagacccctctaatgacacattttcaaaaaatcgACTAGCAACAAATCTAGCGTATTTTTCTGTTGTTATTGGAGACTGACGTGAAAGCACatatcgttcttactcttctcaacgagcagcgggtgctgccgtgAGCCCcatcccaaagcactcacaggcggcccagtcctcaCGCAGCAGTCCcccccagctgcagtcagagcagatgttcacccctccgcttccagactgcaaatgaatcacGCATGCGGGAAGCCACCGCTGGCTGATATAAATGTCAAATGttctttgtctaaaataaatgactgcatttgactcacacagcctcagtcacttactcaccttgtccactgtgtgtgtgcctctctgtgacataagctaaacatctagctggctagctcatcatgtctcagtctaaactgtacactcaaaaatacagaaaggagtgggaatcaaaccctgaattcaaaggctggttgaagcCGTTTATTGGAGATGATACACGGGCATACTGCCTGTATTGTAAGGCTGATTTCTACGCCAAACTTAGCGATGTAAAAAATCACGACAACTCAAAAACATACTCAAAAGGCAAAGCCTTATAACAGTTCCACCCAAAACAAGCTGCCATTTATGGTTAAAAAAAATTGACTGGcatgtgatcacattggagaagcatgtagagctgctttctcagactccactgctgctacccacttcaaaatgcacaggacaaagtgcacagaaatgattaatggtgttctagcaccatactttctgaaaaagttggtcgcagatgtgggtgaccagcgtttcagcctcctcctcgatgtgtgtttctaagtacctgggggttgtgataaggtactttgacaccaagcagacaattgtatcaacatttctggggcttgttgagttggagggaggagatgccaaATCTATAGCCCGTGCTGTTGTGGCTTTCCTCGAGAAGTGTCGTCTTAATCTTGAGGATATCCTaccatagggggcgccacagcgcattttggaaaaaatgtgttcccattttcaacggcctactaatcaaactcagaagctaggacatgcatatacttattttatatggatagaaaacaccctaacgtttctaaaactgtttgaatggtgtctgtgagtataacataactcatatggcagtcaaaaccccgagaccgattgaaacaggaagtgggattctgaattgtggacccgacttcacagccttgcctgtaattcacaacgtgaaaaatcgttcattgagcactttctattgcttccactagatgtccccagtctttacaaagtgttttgagccttctactgtcgaaactcagtgaaggagacgctgtggcaattggtcacagtaggagggccatcaagcattgtgacgtcggcggccgtgtctacccccacctttggaaacgttttgaaacacaatgaaatcgtcccactcgaatcttattggctctcttgttgaaacaggccccgaagattaatgttatacaacgtttgacatgtttgaacgaacctaaaggagggaaaatAGTTATTTTTCTAAACCGAAGTCCCGCGCCCGGAtcaacatttggatacagccttcagacgcgctaacaacagcaagctaatggaacataaaggatggactttttcgaccgaaaatacatttgtcgtggacctgggatccctggaagtgctttctgatgaagacaactaaaggtaagggattattgacaatattatacaagattatatgtgatttgcgattgttccaagatggcgccgagctaggttttctagctcattttctgagtctcgcatccccttttatctcaaagtgtgattaccctgtaaagttaatttaaaatctgttatgacgggtgttttcaagagatattcatctataaatcttagattgacaatataaaataaaaaaatcgttttcgaatagtaatttaggaaattgtagcactgtttcccgggacgtattttatgggaaaatagttagccaacgtcagacgccgatgtaaaatgctgtttttatatagaaatatgaccattattgaacaaaagaatgcatgctgtgtgtaacatgatgtcctaggtgtgtcatctgatgaagtttgtaaaaggttagtgctgcatttagctgttttttggttatttgtgatgcatgtggttggtcggaaaattcaaatgatgctacttttaccatgtactcctctaacataatctaatgttgtgcttttcctgtaaaacctttttgaaatcggacgacgagggtcgattcaagagaggtgtatctataaaacgatatgagacagtcctatatttgaaaaaaaaataataattgaatttcgttatgctaatgtcgctaggagtttttcgctggaaaatgatcccgctaacgggatgagacgctcAAGAGGTTAAAAAAGAGAAACTCCTGAGGATAGGGACTGACGGGGATTAACAATGGGGTccataacctgttacatctagggggcagtattttcacggctggataaaaaacgtacccgatttaatctgattattagtcctgcccagaaactggaatatgcatataattattagctttggagagaaaacactccaaagtttctgaaactgtttgaatggtgtctgtgagtataacagaactcctatggcaggcaaaaacctgagatgcttctgttcaggaagtaccctgtctgaacatttcttgcccttcttgattctctctatcgtttacaaaggatctctgctcttacgtgacacttctcacgtcaacaatggagtctcacagcccgggaaaaacaggaatgatgtcattcaaagccctggctgaagcacacgagagcaaatgctgagtggtcagtcaatggactaagccttaggcgcgtgacacgccccgcccccggcttttggttttttcctcagtttacagacaggcagattcccggtcggaatattatcgcttctctacgagataaattgcataaatattggttttaaacagcggttgacatgcttcgaagtacggtaatggaatatttcgaaattttttgtcatattttgcgtcatgctcgtggccgagatttagcgttgggatagtgtctagaacgcacgaacaaaacgtcgctgtttggatataacgatggattatttgggaccaaacctacatttgttattgaagtagaagtcctggcagtgtattctgatgaagaacaagcaaggtaagaacatttttcttataggaaatgtgattttggtgaaggctacactgggtgggtgtctaaatagctagccctgtaacgccgggctatgtacttacattattgcaaaatgtgcttcatccgaaaagctattttaaaatcggacatatcgagtgcatagaggagttctgtatctataattcttaaaataattgttatgctttttgtgaacgtttatcgtgagtaatttagtaaaatcaccggaagtgttcggtgggaatgctagttctgaacgtcacatgctaatgtaaaaagctggtttttgatataaatatgaacttgattgaacagacatgcatgtattgtataacacaatgtcctaggtgtgtcatctgatgaagatcatcaaaggttagtgctgcatttagatatggtttgggtttatgtgacatgatatgctagcttgaaaaatggctgtgtgattattcctggctgggtactctgctgacataatctaatgttttgctttcgctgtaaagcctttttgaaatcggacagtttggttagataaaggagagtcttgtctttaaatagctgtaacatagtcatatgtttgaaaagtgtaagttttcggatttagaggagtttgaatttcgcgccccgcccatcattggatattggagcagacgttccgctagcggaacgtgtagatgtaagaggataaagTGCTGAAGGAGGAGTATGGCCTCAAATATCTGGTTCTTATTCGCTGTGTGTGCCACTCTCTGCAGCTTGCTGTAAATCATGCTTCCAATGACACCATCCCCCGTAGTGTGGCGTACTTGGTACGAGAGACTTACAACTGGTTTTCGGTGCAATCTGAGCCAGGGAATATTCTTTGCTATCTGTTGCTTTTCTGTTTCAAATCTTTGGCTAACCTCATTGGCTAGTTGCATTTGTTGCACTTTTGGTTGCAGAGACTGATTGGTCAAATTGCAAATTATGCCACCAATGGGATTCTTATCTGTTATTCATGTGCCGCCTCCCCCTGCCATGAAATATAGCTAACCTTTCCTTTACGACCACGATTGAAACTCACATTAATCTAAATACCCAAATGTTTTTTGAAATCCgtgatgacaacaaaatcaacaaTTGAAACTCACCTTAATTTACCTAAATACACAATTGTGTTCCGAAATACGCGATGAAATATATATCGAACGTTACATTGGCAACTACCTTTCTCACAAGTACTCGGAATGATGGAGAACTAACTGCACAGAATTTCTCCGTGGATTTTGGGGGAGCAGAAAACTGTAGAATGAAATGGACATTTAACGCTGTATGGGGCAGCTAGCAAACATTATATGTAGAATCAAATTGACATTTAAC
Protein-coding regions in this window:
- the LOC115147588 gene encoding uncharacterized protein LOC115147588 produces the protein MRTGRVLQDVSADPDLPEEAAAVEQLDEEDEGFQEDVDPTVHIPHVTPMIAPSSSSAAPLSGEPADAPRSGPSSPTAPEDGSFPEAPDRHGSPHPDHSSDSEGETQGPDAMPGYQHVRRLARALVEVRSRQGLSDRRVDSLVALWLALPDFDKQRLIYPARHQERIVQGRFKASKGKSSIILGKDSLQRCLLGLNSGPANWPGTSRLVEAICSQLCQIHPSATQSAGVKKSRWALILADYVAIREAVLNSPRLMAQTNLQLFELNQRTISQW